A single region of the Pseudomonas sp. GGS8 genome encodes:
- the cbiE gene encoding precorrin-6y C5,15-methyltransferase (decarboxylating) subunit CbiE, which yields MASWLTVVGIGEDGFKGLGKNARHALLRATRIVGGQRQLDLLPACIRGERQLWPSPFALEPVLALRGESVCVLASGDPMFFGVGASLARQVPNAEMLVLPAPSSCSLAAARMGWPLQEVVTLSVVARPLAALNAQLFSGVRLLVLSNDGQSPAAIAALLRERGFGPSRLTVLEHLGGNAERRIEGVANDWSDPAIADLNLIAIECIAETNTPRLSRLAGLPDSAFQHDGQLTKRDVRAITLARLAPTPGELLWDVGAGSGSIGIEWMRAHPSCRALAIEADEGRQLLIEHNRDALGVPGLQLIRGNAPQALSGLERPDAIFIGGGVTREGVLDTCWTQLKPGGRLIANAVTLQSEVTLMAWRERHGGELTRIHVAQAQPLGEFDTWRQALPITLLDVTKPLDA from the coding sequence ATGGCCTCCTGGCTGACAGTAGTGGGAATCGGCGAAGACGGCTTCAAGGGTCTGGGCAAAAATGCCCGACACGCCCTGTTGCGCGCTACGCGGATCGTTGGCGGCCAGCGACAACTGGATTTGCTGCCGGCCTGCATCCGTGGCGAGCGGCAGCTATGGCCCAGCCCTTTCGCCCTTGAACCCGTTCTGGCGCTGCGTGGCGAATCGGTCTGTGTGCTGGCCAGCGGTGATCCGATGTTCTTTGGTGTCGGCGCCAGCCTTGCCCGGCAAGTGCCCAACGCTGAAATGCTGGTCCTGCCAGCGCCCTCCTCCTGCTCGCTTGCTGCGGCGCGAATGGGCTGGCCGTTGCAGGAGGTGGTGACGCTTTCAGTGGTTGCCCGGCCCCTCGCCGCACTCAACGCGCAGTTGTTCAGCGGCGTGCGTTTGCTGGTGCTGAGCAATGACGGTCAGAGTCCGGCGGCTATCGCGGCGCTGCTGCGTGAACGCGGTTTCGGGCCGAGTCGCCTCACCGTGCTGGAACATCTGGGCGGCAACGCCGAACGCCGCATCGAGGGCGTAGCCAACGACTGGAGCGACCCAGCGATTGCCGATCTGAACCTGATCGCCATTGAATGTATTGCTGAAACAAACACACCGCGCCTGTCGCGCCTGGCCGGCCTGCCAGACTCGGCCTTTCAGCACGACGGCCAACTGACCAAGCGCGACGTGCGCGCCATCACCCTCGCCCGCCTTGCACCGACACCCGGCGAACTGCTGTGGGACGTTGGCGCCGGCAGCGGTTCGATCGGCATCGAATGGATGCGCGCTCACCCGAGTTGCCGGGCGCTGGCCATCGAAGCGGATGAAGGGCGGCAGTTGTTGATCGAACATAACCGCGACGCCTTGGGCGTTCCCGGCCTGCAACTGATTCGCGGCAACGCGCCGCAAGCCCTGAGCGGGCTCGAACGCCCGGACGCAATTTTCATCGGTGGCGGGGTCACCCGTGAGGGCGTGCTCGACACTTGCTGGACGCAACTCAAACCCGGCGGCCGGCTGATCGCCAACGCCGTGACCCTGCAAAGCGAAGTGACCTTGATGGCTTGGCGCGAACGGCATGGCGGAGAACTGACCCGCATTCACGTCGCTCAGGCGCAACCGCTGGGCGAGTTCGATACCTGGCGTCAGGCGCTGCCGATTACCTTGCTGGATGTGACGAAACCCCTCGATGCGTGA
- a CDS encoding copper chaperone PCu(A)C, translating to MLNKLIVLAVLLLPACFANAHEYKVGELEIAHPWSQELPPNAPTVAAYFVIHNSGKTADRLLSVGSPISGKAELHEHVMQNDLMKMQQVPSVEIPAGGDVTFAPMAYHVMLLELKDRSLLSDGKRFPLTMHFEKSGDVTVEVSVQKKAPDGMQEHMHAQ from the coding sequence ATGTTGAACAAACTCATCGTCCTGGCTGTGTTGCTGCTGCCTGCCTGTTTTGCCAATGCCCACGAATACAAGGTTGGCGAACTTGAGATCGCCCATCCGTGGTCGCAGGAATTACCGCCCAACGCGCCCACCGTCGCGGCGTATTTCGTGATTCACAACAGTGGCAAAACCGCTGACCGGCTGCTCAGCGTCGGATCGCCGATATCCGGCAAAGCCGAGCTGCACGAACATGTGATGCAAAACGATCTGATGAAAATGCAGCAAGTGCCCAGCGTCGAGATTCCGGCTGGCGGCGATGTCACCTTCGCGCCGATGGCGTACCACGTGATGCTGCTGGAGTTGAAAGACCGCAGCCTGTTGAGCGACGGCAAGCGCTTCCCGCTGACGATGCACTTCGAGAAGTCCGGCGATGTGACGGTCGAGGTCTCGGTGCAGAAAAAGGCACCGGACGGCATGCAAGAGCATATGCACGCCCAGTAA
- a CDS encoding TonB-dependent copper receptor has protein sequence MSRFSADTRLGAAQASFALNPSRVRFRQATAALCGLLLTPLVLADEHAGHTEELSPTVITAIAPSSPLTVVTNPKDPRQPVPASDGGDYLKTIPGFALVRNGGTNGDPVLRGMFGSRLNILTNGSMMLGACPGRMDAPTSYISPETYDKLTVIKGPQTVLWGPGASAGTILFDREPESFGELGTRVNASVLAGSNGRFDKVLDAAAGGPLGYVRVIGNTAHSDDYKDGNNDTVPSRYDKWNGDVALGWTPNADTLLELTAGKGDGEARYAGRGMDGSQFLRESLGLRFEQSNIGEVLDKVEAQVYYNYADHVMDNYTLRRPSGTGMMAGPMASNVDRRTLGARIKATWRWADMQLISGLDAQTNEHRQRSAMGVDTYKDVPRNKDADFHNYGVFSELTWYAADRDRLITGARLDRASAKDYRQTIGSGMMARPNPTADDTRADTLPSGFVRYEHDLADSPTTLYAGLGHAQRFPDYWELFSPNSGPAGSVNAFDSIKPEKTTQLDFGLQYKTADLEAWASGYVGQVRDYILFNYTPGMMGATSQAENIDARIMGGELGAAYKLTANWKADATLAYAWGKNSSDGTALPQMPPLDARFGLTYSEENWSAGALWRVVAAQNRIDQNKGNVVGKDFDKSSGFGVFSLNGAYRINKNWKVSSGVDNLFGKAYAEHLNLAGNAGFGFPANDPQAINEPGRTLWTKVDMSF, from the coding sequence ATGTCCAGGTTTTCTGCTGACACACGTTTGGGCGCTGCCCAGGCTTCTTTTGCCCTGAACCCATCCCGCGTTCGCTTCAGGCAGGCCACCGCCGCCCTTTGCGGCTTGTTGCTGACACCGTTGGTGCTCGCCGATGAACACGCCGGCCACACCGAAGAACTGAGCCCGACGGTGATCACCGCCATCGCGCCGAGCTCGCCACTGACCGTCGTCACCAACCCCAAGGACCCGCGCCAACCGGTGCCGGCCAGCGACGGTGGTGATTATCTGAAGACCATCCCCGGCTTCGCCCTGGTGCGCAACGGCGGCACCAATGGCGATCCGGTGCTGCGCGGCATGTTCGGCTCGCGCCTGAACATTCTCACCAACGGCAGCATGATGCTCGGCGCCTGCCCCGGCCGGATGGACGCGCCGACCTCGTACATCTCACCGGAAACCTACGACAAACTCACCGTCATCAAAGGCCCGCAAACCGTGCTCTGGGGCCCCGGCGCATCGGCCGGCACCATCCTGTTCGACCGGGAGCCGGAAAGCTTCGGCGAACTTGGCACCCGGGTGAATGCCAGCGTATTGGCCGGCTCCAACGGCCGCTTCGACAAAGTGCTGGACGCCGCTGCCGGCGGGCCGTTGGGTTACGTGCGCGTGATCGGCAATACCGCACATTCCGATGACTACAAGGACGGCAACAACGACACCGTGCCGTCACGCTACGACAAGTGGAACGGCGATGTCGCACTGGGCTGGACGCCGAACGCCGACACCCTGCTGGAATTGACTGCCGGCAAGGGCGACGGGGAGGCCCGTTACGCCGGGCGCGGCATGGACGGTTCACAGTTCTTGCGCGAAAGCCTCGGCCTGCGCTTCGAGCAATCGAACATCGGTGAGGTGCTGGATAAGGTCGAGGCACAGGTCTACTACAACTACGCCGACCACGTGATGGACAACTACACCCTGCGCAGGCCGTCCGGTACCGGGATGATGGCCGGCCCCATGGCTTCCAACGTCGACCGCCGGACCCTCGGCGCGCGGATCAAAGCCACCTGGCGCTGGGCCGATATGCAGTTGATCAGTGGCCTGGACGCGCAGACCAATGAGCACCGCCAACGCAGCGCTATGGGCGTCGACACCTACAAGGATGTACCCCGCAACAAGGACGCCGACTTCCACAACTACGGCGTGTTCAGCGAACTGACCTGGTACGCCGCCGACCGTGATCGGCTGATTACCGGTGCACGCCTGGACCGTGCTTCGGCCAAGGATTATCGGCAGACCATCGGCTCCGGGATGATGGCCCGCCCTAACCCGACCGCCGACGACACCCGCGCTGACACCCTGCCCAGCGGTTTCGTGCGTTATGAGCATGACCTGGCCGACAGCCCGACAACGTTGTATGCAGGCCTCGGTCATGCCCAGCGTTTCCCGGATTATTGGGAGCTGTTTTCGCCCAACTCAGGCCCCGCCGGTTCGGTGAATGCGTTCGACTCGATCAAACCGGAGAAAACCACCCAGCTCGACTTCGGTCTGCAATACAAGACCGCCGACCTCGAAGCCTGGGCCTCGGGTTACGTCGGGCAGGTGCGTGACTACATCCTGTTCAACTACACGCCGGGGATGATGGGCGCCACCTCGCAAGCCGAGAATATCGACGCGCGAATCATGGGCGGTGAACTCGGTGCGGCCTACAAGCTGACCGCCAACTGGAAAGCCGACGCGACCCTGGCCTATGCCTGGGGCAAGAACAGCAGCGACGGCACTGCCCTGCCGCAAATGCCACCGCTGGACGCACGTTTCGGCCTGACCTACAGCGAAGAAAACTGGAGCGCCGGCGCCTTGTGGCGGGTGGTCGCGGCGCAAAACCGCATCGACCAGAACAAGGGCAACGTGGTCGGCAAAGACTTCGACAAAAGCTCGGGGTTTGGCGTGTTCTCGCTCAACGGCGCATACCGGATCAATAAGAACTGGAAGGTCAGCAGCGGCGTCGACAACTTGTTTGGCAAGGCCTACGCCGAACACCTGAACCTGGCCGGCAATGCCGGTTTCGGCTTCCCGGCCAATGATCCGCAAGCCATCAACGAACCGGGGCGCACGCTCTGGACCAAGGTCGACATGAGTTTTTAA
- a CDS encoding cobalt-precorrin-5B (C(1))-methyltransferase, with product MRDETAEQPAPLRSGLTTGSCATATSLAAARLLLSGVEADAVEIILPKGKRVQMRLEFCRLTDDGAEAGTIKDAGDDPDVTHGALLFSQVRLHSEPGIRFSAGRGVGTVTRPGLVLNVGEPAINPVPRKMITDHLTLLAEELDYQGGFEVTVNVEDGEALALKTMNPRLGILGGLSILGTSGIVRPFSCAAYIASIHQGIDVAKTNGYLHIAACTGNASEDTMRRVYDLPEIALIEMGDFVGAVLKHLRKVPVDKLSLCGGFGKISKLAAGHMDLHSRHSSIDLPQLAEWAAAVGADAALQQAIREANTSQQALAMASAAGIALGDAVCQHALDFARSVVPAQVQVEVFAIDRQGGIVGHAGVFQ from the coding sequence ATGCGTGACGAAACCGCCGAACAACCCGCCCCGCTGCGCAGCGGCCTGACCACCGGCAGCTGCGCCACCGCCACCAGCCTCGCAGCGGCCCGCCTGCTGCTCAGCGGCGTGGAAGCGGACGCCGTCGAGATCATTCTGCCCAAGGGTAAACGGGTGCAAATGCGTCTGGAATTCTGTCGACTGACGGACGACGGTGCCGAAGCCGGAACGATCAAGGACGCCGGCGACGACCCGGACGTGACCCATGGCGCCCTGCTGTTTTCCCAGGTGCGCCTGCACAGCGAACCGGGCATCCGCTTCAGCGCCGGCCGTGGCGTGGGCACCGTCACCCGGCCCGGTCTGGTGCTGAACGTCGGCGAGCCGGCAATCAACCCGGTGCCGCGCAAGATGATCACCGACCACCTGACGTTGCTGGCCGAGGAGCTGGATTACCAGGGCGGCTTCGAGGTCACGGTGAACGTCGAAGACGGCGAAGCCCTGGCGCTGAAAACCATGAACCCGCGACTGGGCATTCTCGGCGGCCTGTCGATCCTCGGCACCAGCGGCATCGTCCGGCCATTCTCCTGCGCGGCCTACATCGCCTCGATCCACCAAGGCATCGACGTCGCCAAAACCAACGGTTACCTGCACATCGCCGCGTGCACCGGCAACGCCAGCGAAGACACCATGCGTCGGGTCTACGACTTGCCGGAAATCGCCCTGATCGAAATGGGCGACTTCGTCGGCGCGGTGCTCAAGCACCTGCGCAAAGTGCCTGTGGATAAACTCAGCCTGTGCGGCGGCTTCGGCAAGATCAGCAAACTGGCGGCCGGGCACATGGATTTGCACAGTCGGCATTCAAGCATCGACCTGCCGCAACTGGCTGAATGGGCCGCAGCAGTCGGTGCCGATGCGGCGTTGCAACAGGCGATCCGCGAAGCCAATACCAGTCAGCAAGCCTTGGCCATGGCCAGCGCCGCCGGGATCGCCCTCGGCGACGCGGTGTGTCAGCACGCCCTGGACTTTGCCCGCAGCGTGGTGCCGGCGCAGGTTCAGGTCGAAGTGTTCGCCATCGATCGCCAGGGCGGGATTGTCGGCCATGCGGGAGTATTTCAATGA
- a CDS encoding DUF2946 domain-containing protein, translated as MSRQRLAFAWIACFAVLFNMLAMPMSGAMAQTTKSPAEQLLWGSFCSSSGTKLVAISLGDIEQKAPQNDDHSNMQHCWCCSGSAPLVALPGHAPQLYYARFDANRSVPPATLDTPTPRQQWPSLNPRASPLV; from the coding sequence ATGTCCCGACAACGGCTCGCATTTGCCTGGATCGCCTGCTTTGCAGTGCTGTTCAACATGCTCGCCATGCCGATGTCCGGAGCGATGGCGCAGACGACGAAATCGCCTGCCGAACAGTTGCTGTGGGGCAGCTTCTGCTCGTCCAGCGGCACGAAGCTGGTGGCGATTTCCCTGGGTGACATCGAGCAGAAAGCCCCGCAGAACGACGATCATTCCAACATGCAGCATTGTTGGTGTTGCTCGGGCTCCGCGCCGTTGGTGGCGTTGCCGGGGCATGCGCCGCAGTTGTATTACGCGCGATTCGACGCCAATCGAAGTGTGCCGCCCGCCACGCTCGACACTCCCACACCGCGCCAGCAATGGCCGAGTCTCAACCCCCGCGCGTCCCCTCTGGTGTGA
- a CDS encoding ABC transporter ATP-binding protein, producing the protein MTSLNITNLAWTPLGHGHCHHQFQLRDASLHVAAGEFVGLIGPNGSGKTSLLRCAYRFSKPESGEVKLEHHNVWKQSSRWCAQRIAVVLQEFPDAFGLTVDEVVAMGRTPHKGLFDGDTLEDRKLATQALESVGLKGFEDHAFATLSGGEKQRVILARALAQQPQLLILDEPTNHLDPRFQLELLQLVKRLQIGTLASIHDLNLAAAFCDRLYVIHHGRIVASGTPKEVLTTHLLHNVFGVDALIDDHPLHGYPRITWITQP; encoded by the coding sequence ATGACTTCGCTGAACATCACCAACCTCGCCTGGACACCCCTGGGTCACGGCCATTGCCATCACCAGTTCCAGCTGCGTGACGCATCGCTGCACGTGGCCGCCGGTGAGTTCGTCGGGTTGATCGGACCCAACGGCAGCGGCAAGACCAGCCTGTTGCGGTGCGCTTATCGCTTCAGCAAACCCGAGAGCGGTGAGGTAAAACTCGAGCATCACAACGTCTGGAAGCAATCCTCACGCTGGTGCGCGCAACGCATCGCCGTGGTGCTGCAGGAATTCCCCGACGCCTTCGGCCTGACCGTCGATGAAGTGGTCGCCATGGGCCGCACACCGCACAAAGGTCTGTTCGATGGCGACACTCTCGAAGACCGAAAGCTCGCGACCCAAGCCCTCGAATCGGTCGGCCTCAAGGGCTTCGAAGACCACGCCTTCGCCACCCTGTCCGGCGGTGAAAAGCAGCGCGTAATCCTCGCCCGCGCCCTGGCCCAGCAACCGCAATTGCTGATCCTCGACGAACCGACCAACCACCTCGACCCGCGCTTTCAACTGGAACTGCTGCAGCTGGTCAAACGCCTGCAGATCGGCACGCTGGCGAGCATTCACGACCTCAATCTGGCGGCGGCCTTCTGCGATCGGCTGTACGTGATCCATCACGGTCGCATCGTGGCCAGCGGCACCCCCAAAGAAGTCCTGACCACACACCTTTTGCACAACGTGTTCGGCGTCGACGCCCTGATCGATGACCATCCCTTGCACGGCTACCCACGAATCACCTGGATAACCCAACCATGA
- a CDS encoding addiction module antidote protein, which produces MAEQFTRFDAAEFLKTPEEMAAYLDACFEEDAGDGVLIRAALNDIARAKGMTQIARDAGLGRESLYKALGSTGNPEFATIMKVMKALGLRLHASAI; this is translated from the coding sequence ATGGCCGAACAATTCACCCGATTCGACGCCGCCGAATTTCTGAAGACGCCGGAAGAAATGGCCGCCTATCTGGATGCCTGCTTTGAAGAAGATGCAGGTGACGGAGTACTCATACGTGCCGCACTCAACGACATCGCTCGGGCAAAAGGCATGACGCAGATTGCCCGTGATGCCGGGTTGGGTCGCGAGAGCCTCTACAAAGCATTGGGCAGCACTGGCAACCCGGAATTCGCGACTATCATGAAGGTGATGAAAGCATTAGGCCTGCGGCTGCATGCCAGCGCTATCTGA
- the cobG gene encoding precorrin-3B synthase, producing MSSALRPSACPGLLRIVQALDGGICRIKLNGGSISADQAEAVADAAERFAGGVIEATNRANLQIRGISSEHGALIDSLMAAGLGPTSAAGDDVRNLMLSPGAGIDQQMLIDTRPLAEQILATLQSDERFHDLSAKFAVQLDGGEGLAMLEHPHDLWLSAAERDGERVFVFGLAGCLVDPPVGAVSLEQGYVLVVAVLELFLEWARPEQTRMRHLLAECTLDGFVARLCERVPLMSIEGAQREASPNALHIGVHPQREAGRVYIGAVPPLGRLNPAMLRGAARLAREQGDGSLRFTPWQNLIVPGVHGDDARHVIHNLEHLGLRCSADDALAHLIACTGSTGCGKGLADTKGDARQLAALLQRHRQTLNVHLSGCPRSCAAAHTAQVTLLAVSPGHYDLYFRDAAKPGFGALHARNLTIEAVAALLDARSRSPLDA from the coding sequence ATGTCCTCCGCTTTACGCCCCTCGGCCTGTCCGGGGTTGCTGCGTATTGTCCAGGCGCTGGACGGCGGCATCTGCCGGATCAAACTCAATGGGGGTTCGATCTCGGCCGATCAGGCCGAAGCGGTGGCCGATGCCGCCGAGCGTTTCGCTGGTGGGGTGATCGAGGCAACCAACCGTGCCAACCTGCAGATTCGCGGGATCAGCAGTGAGCACGGCGCCTTGATCGACAGCCTGATGGCGGCCGGGCTCGGCCCGACCAGCGCGGCGGGCGATGACGTGCGCAATCTGATGCTCAGCCCCGGCGCCGGCATTGATCAGCAGATGCTGATCGATACGCGCCCGCTGGCCGAGCAGATCCTCGCCACGCTGCAAAGCGATGAACGCTTCCACGACCTCAGCGCCAAGTTCGCGGTGCAACTGGATGGCGGCGAAGGTCTGGCAATGCTCGAACACCCTCATGATCTATGGCTGTCGGCTGCTGAACGAGATGGTGAACGAGTATTTGTGTTCGGCCTGGCGGGTTGCCTTGTCGACCCGCCCGTAGGTGCAGTGTCGCTGGAGCAGGGGTATGTGCTGGTGGTCGCGGTGCTGGAGTTGTTCCTTGAATGGGCGCGCCCCGAGCAGACCCGCATGCGACATCTGCTCGCCGAATGCACGCTCGACGGGTTTGTCGCGCGTCTCTGCGAACGTGTGCCGTTGATGTCCATTGAGGGGGCGCAGCGCGAGGCCAGTCCAAATGCCTTGCACATCGGCGTTCATCCACAGCGTGAAGCCGGGCGTGTGTACATCGGTGCGGTGCCGCCGCTGGGCCGCCTGAATCCGGCGATGCTCAGAGGCGCCGCACGACTGGCCCGCGAACAGGGGGACGGCTCCTTGCGTTTTACGCCTTGGCAAAACCTGATAGTGCCCGGTGTCCATGGTGACGACGCGCGTCATGTTATCCACAACCTCGAACACCTCGGCCTGCGTTGCTCTGCCGATGATGCCCTGGCGCATCTCATTGCCTGCACCGGCTCGACCGGCTGCGGCAAAGGCCTGGCCGACACCAAGGGCGATGCCCGACAGCTGGCGGCGCTGTTGCAACGTCACCGCCAGACGCTGAACGTGCACCTGTCCGGCTGCCCGCGTTCCTGCGCGGCCGCGCACACTGCTCAAGTGACCTTGCTGGCTGTTTCTCCTGGTCACTACGACCTCTATTTTCGCGATGCAGCGAAGCCGGGTTTCGGTGCGCTGCACGCTCGCAACCTTACTATTGAAGCGGTCGCGGCTTTGCTCGACGCCCGCTCACGGAGCCCTTTAGATGCTTGA
- a CDS encoding PepSY domain-containing protein produces the protein MKHPKPNFYNLAWRWHFYAGLFVAPFMVMLALTGIVYLFKPQLDPLMYGSLLNIPAGHHAVAADDLLKRVKEAYPQGRIKQYLPPVNAERSAQFVVINEGHELNVFIDPYHGDILGEQDAKKNLQAVARSIHGELMIGTVGDRLVELAAGWGVVLVVSGVFLWWPRGQYAGVLWPRLSRRGRVLWRDLHAVTGFWGAAFLLVMLLSGMTWTGFWGKQYADLWNRFPVAMWNDVPKSDVEARSLNSATRQTVPWAMENTPMPMSGDHAEHMAHASTQTGPAVPTISLQDVQNIAVQRKVEPGYSITFPTTATGVFTLAVFADDPRNDATLHVDQYTGNVLADVRWQHYSNVARATEVGVMLHEGKMFGPFNQIIVLLICLMILLSAVSGVVIWWKRRPQGKFGVPPLRHDLPKWKTAMVIMFALAVMFPLVGASLVVVWLLDWGLLSRLGRHTESTSVSS, from the coding sequence ATGAAACACCCCAAACCGAATTTCTACAACCTGGCCTGGCGTTGGCACTTCTACGCCGGCCTGTTCGTCGCGCCATTCATGGTGATGCTGGCCCTGACCGGCATCGTCTACCTGTTCAAACCGCAACTCGATCCATTGATGTACGGCAGCCTGCTGAACATCCCGGCCGGTCATCACGCCGTGGCCGCCGATGACCTGCTCAAACGGGTGAAAGAGGCCTATCCCCAAGGCCGGATCAAACAATATTTACCGCCAGTGAATGCCGAACGCAGCGCGCAATTTGTGGTGATCAATGAAGGTCATGAACTGAACGTGTTCATCGATCCATACCACGGCGACATCCTCGGCGAGCAAGACGCCAAGAAGAATCTGCAAGCGGTTGCGCGCTCGATTCACGGTGAGTTGATGATCGGCACCGTCGGTGATCGGCTGGTGGAACTGGCCGCCGGTTGGGGTGTGGTGTTGGTGGTCTCCGGGGTATTTTTGTGGTGGCCGCGTGGTCAGTACGCCGGCGTGCTGTGGCCGCGCCTCAGCCGTCGCGGACGTGTGCTGTGGCGTGACTTGCACGCAGTGACCGGGTTCTGGGGCGCGGCGTTTTTGCTGGTGATGCTGCTCAGCGGCATGACCTGGACCGGGTTCTGGGGCAAGCAATACGCCGACCTCTGGAACCGCTTCCCGGTCGCCATGTGGAATGACGTGCCCAAATCCGACGTTGAGGCCCGCAGCCTCAACAGCGCCACGCGCCAGACTGTGCCGTGGGCCATGGAAAACACGCCGATGCCAATGTCTGGCGACCACGCCGAACACATGGCTCACGCCAGCACCCAAACCGGCCCGGCGGTGCCGACCATCAGCCTGCAAGACGTGCAAAATATCGCCGTGCAGCGCAAGGTCGAGCCCGGCTACAGCATCACTTTCCCGACCACCGCCACCGGCGTGTTCACCCTCGCAGTGTTCGCCGACGACCCGCGCAACGACGCCACCCTGCATGTCGACCAATACACCGGCAACGTCCTCGCCGACGTGCGCTGGCAGCATTACAGCAACGTCGCCCGCGCCACGGAAGTCGGCGTGATGCTGCACGAAGGCAAAATGTTCGGCCCGTTCAATCAGATCATCGTGCTGCTGATCTGCCTGATGATTTTGCTCAGCGCCGTCAGCGGCGTGGTGATCTGGTGGAAGCGCCGGCCACAGGGCAAGTTCGGTGTGCCGCCGTTGCGTCACGACCTGCCGAAATGGAAAACCGCTATGGTCATCATGTTCGCCCTGGCGGTGATGTTTCCGTTGGTAGGGGCTTCGCTGGTGGTCGTGTGGCTATTGGATTGGGGGCTGCTATCGCGCTTGGGCCGGCATACTGAGTCCACTTCAGTTTCATCATGA
- a CDS encoding DUF2946 domain-containing protein, translating into MRPYSARPSVRRRQPMSLTRGSWISLFAMLMIFIGPLISQSMPMDSRAAASSMAMGMSMNMSMDMSMDMSAMEHADHDAQPAAEHCAPKAEHHALWEKCGYCSLLFNCPALTSGASFTAFDTPPATTFTTPATRLGHARQTFFPGARTRAPPIVA; encoded by the coding sequence ATGCGCCCGTATAGCGCCAGGCCATCCGTGCGCCGCCGTCAGCCAATGAGCCTGACCCGCGGCAGCTGGATCAGCCTGTTCGCCATGCTGATGATCTTTATCGGCCCGCTGATTTCTCAGTCGATGCCGATGGATTCGCGCGCGGCTGCTTCGAGCATGGCGATGGGCATGTCCATGAACATGTCGATGGACATGAGCATGGACATGTCGGCGATGGAGCACGCCGACCACGACGCACAACCCGCCGCCGAACACTGCGCGCCAAAAGCCGAGCATCACGCGCTGTGGGAAAAGTGCGGCTATTGCAGCCTGCTGTTCAATTGCCCCGCGCTCACCAGTGGCGCTTCATTCACCGCGTTCGACACCCCGCCCGCCACCACCTTCACCACACCCGCCACTCGCCTGGGCCACGCCCGGCAAACCTTCTTCCCCGGCGCCCGCACCCGCGCCCCGCCCATCGTCGCGTAA
- a CDS encoding cobalt-precorrin-6A reductase encodes MKRVLLLGGVTEALAIARTLGPEHIYSLAGVGRVPTDLNCQVRVGGYGGAEGLAQFIRDEGIDLLLDATHPYAAQISHNAAIAAKSSGIACWALRRPAWQPQAGDDWREVSDWAELIDALKPFRRPLFTLGREPLQHLHEIPPEQFWTLRALDVYPGNERCEVIGARGPFLIEDERKLFERRQIDVLISKNSGSTATEPKLEVARERGVPVLVLKRPVLPEVEREFGAVDEVLLALSASDIS; translated from the coding sequence ATGAAGCGCGTGTTGTTGCTCGGCGGCGTCACTGAGGCATTGGCCATCGCCCGAACCCTCGGGCCGGAGCACATCTACAGCCTGGCTGGCGTCGGTCGTGTGCCGACGGATCTGAACTGTCAGGTCCGCGTTGGCGGCTATGGCGGCGCTGAAGGTCTGGCGCAGTTCATTCGTGACGAAGGCATTGACCTGCTGCTGGATGCGACCCATCCCTACGCAGCCCAAATCAGCCACAACGCCGCTATTGCCGCGAAGTCGAGCGGCATTGCCTGCTGGGCCCTGCGTCGTCCGGCCTGGCAGCCACAAGCCGGAGATGACTGGCGCGAAGTCAGCGACTGGGCCGAGCTGATCGACGCGCTGAAACCCTTTCGCCGACCGCTGTTCACCCTCGGTCGCGAACCGCTGCAACACCTGCACGAAATCCCGCCGGAGCAATTCTGGACGTTGCGGGCACTGGACGTTTATCCGGGCAACGAGCGCTGCGAAGTGATCGGCGCGCGTGGGCCGTTTCTGATCGAGGACGAACGCAAGCTGTTCGAACGCCGGCAGATCGACGTGCTGATCAGCAAAAACAGCGGCAGCACCGCCACCGAACCGAAACTGGAAGTGGCGCGGGAGCGTGGAGTGCCGGTGCTGGTGTTGAAGCGGCCGGTATTACCGGAGGTTGAGCGGGAGTTTGGGGCAGTGGATGAAGTCTTGCTAGCTTTGTCAGCGTCAGACATTTCCTGA